A genome region from Littorina saxatilis isolate snail1 linkage group LG16, US_GU_Lsax_2.0, whole genome shotgun sequence includes the following:
- the LOC138949748 gene encoding mucin-3B-like, giving the protein MEADNQPSVIPRKRKRVTNPRHNVLSASERKRRYNQNQRVQKAKVVSIGKQVNRWNELKESLGLTNHSLAELLLDTYETTKSYSTSTTTKSYSTSTTTKSYSTSTTTKSYSTSTTTKSYSTSTTTKMLHTEHEAVPHVPVSVPSRAASEKEPVPGTSGVHTSTPATTTYLFHMGHPTPGMSEISAAESESEGQLSGVEKILATDSEDEVGPKQGRQDVWTRSY; this is encoded by the exons aTGGAAGCAGATAACCAACCATCTGTGATCCCTCGAAAGCGTAAGAGGGTGACAAACCCAAGGCACAACGTCTTGTCTGCATCGGAGAGAAAACGGAGATACAACCAAAATCAGCGTGTCCAAAAGGCAAAAGTAGTTAGTATCGGAAAACAGGTGAACAGATGGAATGAGCTGAAGGAAAGCCTCGGTCTGACAAATCATAGTTTGGCAGAACTCCTTCTCGACAC ttaTGAAACTACAAAGTCTTACAGTACAAGTACAACTACAAAGTCTTACAGTACAAGTACAACTACAAAGTCTTACAGTACAAGTACAACTACAAAGTCTTACAGTACAAGTACAACTACAAAGTCTTACAGTACAAGTACAACTACAAAGATGTTACACACAGAGCATGAAGCTGTACCACATGTACCTGTTTCTGTTCCAAGCAG AGCTGCTTCCGAAAAAGAGCCCGTCCCAGGTACCTCAGGGGTACATACTTCAACTCCAGCAACCACCACGTACTTATTTCACATGGGCCACCCAACACCTGGAATGTCAGAAATATCTGCAGCTGAATCTGAGAG TGAAGGCCAGTTGTCTGGTGTTGAGAAAATTCTTGCCACAGACAGTGAAGATGAGGTTGGCCCAAAGCAGGG